In Archangium violaceum, the following are encoded in one genomic region:
- a CDS encoding glycosyltransferase family 4 protein, with translation MNEKALVLAANAVARQGGQGLNLQHMLEALREDFSLSVFCRGSGEPRTHQVPASPLSTWMGRVPLLRRRRDWMVLASDLHFDHYVASHLPAADVFQGVVGQCAESLHAARRRGMRTVLDVVNTHVEDFRAHVDRESHKFGLKGNIGPRMYRRILDEYRTADVVRVMSERARRTFLARGFPEEKLVVATPPLELSEFPQATFPQDVFRVSFVGLIEPWKGFHYLLEAWDSLKPKDAELVLWGGPGSRAATNMLREFQARDTSLVVKPVEVRKVGYGEVYGKTSVLVHPSLADGFSYSVAEAMASGVPVIVTDNTGAADLVEDGVNGYIVPTGDARAIRERLEHLHRHPELLPGMGAKAREAVQRHLTPENFRRPLVTRILQALA, from the coding sequence GTGAACGAGAAGGCTCTGGTCCTCGCAGCCAATGCCGTGGCCCGACAGGGTGGCCAGGGCCTCAACCTCCAGCACATGCTCGAGGCGCTCCGCGAGGACTTCTCGCTGAGCGTCTTCTGCCGCGGCTCGGGAGAACCGCGCACCCACCAGGTGCCCGCCTCGCCCCTGTCCACGTGGATGGGGCGCGTGCCCCTGCTGCGCCGCCGCCGCGACTGGATGGTGCTCGCGAGCGACCTGCACTTCGACCACTACGTGGCCTCGCACCTGCCCGCCGCGGACGTCTTCCAGGGCGTGGTGGGCCAGTGCGCCGAGAGCCTCCACGCCGCCCGGCGCCGGGGCATGCGCACGGTGCTGGACGTGGTGAACACCCACGTGGAGGACTTCCGCGCACACGTGGACCGCGAGTCCCACAAGTTCGGCCTCAAGGGCAACATCGGCCCGCGCATGTACCGGCGCATCCTCGACGAGTACCGCACCGCGGACGTGGTGCGGGTGATGTCCGAGCGGGCCCGGCGCACCTTCCTCGCGCGCGGCTTCCCCGAGGAGAAGCTGGTGGTGGCCACGCCGCCCCTGGAGCTGTCCGAGTTCCCCCAGGCCACCTTCCCGCAGGATGTCTTCCGGGTGAGCTTCGTGGGCCTCATCGAGCCATGGAAGGGCTTCCACTACCTGCTGGAGGCCTGGGACTCGCTCAAGCCGAAGGACGCGGAGCTGGTGCTCTGGGGCGGACCGGGCTCGCGCGCGGCGACGAACATGCTGCGCGAGTTCCAGGCCCGTGACACCTCGCTCGTGGTGAAGCCGGTGGAGGTGCGCAAGGTGGGCTACGGCGAGGTGTACGGGAAGACGAGCGTCCTGGTGCACCCCTCGCTGGCCGACGGCTTCTCCTATTCCGTGGCCGAGGCCATGGCCAGCGGCGTGCCCGTCATCGTCACCGACAACACCGGCGCGGCGGACCTGGTGGAGGACGGCGTCAACGGCTACATCGTCCCCACCGGCGACGCGCGCGCCATCCGCGAGCGGCTGGAGCACCTGCACCGCCACCCGGAGCTGCTGCCCGGCATGGGCGCCAAGGCCCGCGAGGCCGTCCAGCGCCACCTCACCCCCGAGAACTTCCGGCGTCCGCTCGTCACCCGCATCCTGCAGGCCCTCGCATGA
- a CDS encoding 2OG-Fe(II) oxygenase has protein sequence MTDFIEVHDDVLPPGLCQDIIQLFEQSPHKHRGKTGGGVDLSKKDSHDLLLNAHPEYQELLRILLDRAFPPLRSYLSKYLYALVGAVSLSMKHPQTGQLVTITRENFSQLQGPALDQLIGTLYRYGNLQVQKYLQGSGGYPHWHSEIFPKDASCEPLHRVLAFQFYLNDVSEGGETEFFYQEKKVQSKAGRMLIFPAGFTHTHRGNVPRSGDKYIITSWVLFHRAETLYGGQPPA, from the coding sequence ATGACCGATTTCATCGAAGTCCACGACGACGTCCTTCCCCCCGGGCTGTGCCAGGACATCATCCAGCTCTTCGAGCAGAGCCCCCACAAGCACCGGGGCAAGACCGGGGGCGGTGTCGACCTGAGCAAGAAGGACAGCCACGACCTCCTCCTCAACGCCCACCCGGAATACCAGGAGCTGCTCCGCATCCTGCTGGACCGCGCCTTCCCTCCCCTCAGGAGCTACCTGAGCAAGTACCTGTATGCCCTGGTCGGCGCCGTCTCGCTGTCGATGAAGCACCCCCAGACGGGCCAGCTGGTGACGATCACCCGGGAGAACTTCTCCCAGTTGCAGGGCCCCGCCCTCGACCAGCTCATCGGCACCCTCTACCGCTACGGCAACCTCCAGGTGCAGAAGTACCTCCAGGGCTCCGGCGGCTATCCGCACTGGCACTCGGAGATATTTCCCAAGGACGCCAGCTGCGAGCCCCTGCACCGCGTCCTCGCCTTCCAGTTCTATCTGAACGACGTGAGCGAGGGCGGCGAGACCGAGTTCTTCTACCAGGAGAAGAAGGTCCAATCGAAGGCCGGCCGGATGCTCATCTTCCCCGCCGGCTTCACTCACACCCACCGGGGCAACGTGCCTCGCTCGGGTGACAAATACATCATCACGTCCTGGGTGCTGTTCCACCGCGCCGAGACGCTGTACGGCGGCCAGCCTCCGGCGTGA
- a CDS encoding DUF1565 domain-containing protein — protein MAFAGVLSACDVPADVGVSETESPSTQAQAQTESFYKAINLAGSAVTVEGRTFSSFAEAKTQGLSIPSGYMEAQSSYTASPQVDSATGAMLNSGIWQSGTLKLAQTLPSARYNVYLYILENYQSQYRSLTLSLEGQQVAQGLGALQKAEWKKYGPYTVQVSDGALNLDLSASAGDPHLMGLALYSVGANPEPIPGARTYYVSLSGNDSTGDGSQARPYRTIAKAAEVVPANGGHTIQVGAGTFDETAQIRLKERVNLIGAGQEFTVIRGGRFDWNANGLIQLESRVPHPSGEKIPAFVHEDGKTYGPFDRYVSVDSPQELAYFSMEGQNLASSGIKLVNRNHVKIHHVKIKDYTWAGILSESAGYAEVKDLQISNFLIAESSKEDTGSSWGNITLRGTHEGLLIQDGRIEHLTNPTRPEGYFKGSGYAIKAFRSWEDTARKQDELRSSRILNIVQRGKDSAPWANYTAANIAFEFWSIGADGVEIANCDLNAALSLEYNAAIDQNPYSFYVHHNRIKTVKSGLVELANSNIIVDSNSFDLTGNANPWNVMGEYNNGGPSNQGPVLKNIRVSNNVFNLASFSPAMFVFTTRVENFKFYNNTVISSGAPALFEFRRPSSQGSGAIDIRNNIFESGSAMKMFVFTENNNGTAPSSVAYTNNLHKAAPVNLPATTTQAGNILGTAQLARTGAMPFPYFEASSASSNVVDRGVNVGLPFTGSAPDIGASEYGRPAGTIGTP, from the coding sequence ATGGCCTTCGCAGGAGTCTTGTCCGCTTGTGATGTTCCCGCCGACGTGGGGGTGAGCGAGACGGAGAGCCCCAGCACCCAAGCCCAGGCCCAGACGGAGTCCTTCTACAAGGCCATCAACCTCGCCGGGAGCGCGGTCACCGTCGAGGGAAGGACATTCAGCTCCTTCGCGGAGGCGAAGACGCAGGGCCTGAGCATTCCTTCCGGCTACATGGAAGCCCAGTCGAGCTACACCGCCTCTCCCCAGGTGGACTCCGCGACGGGGGCGATGCTCAACAGCGGCATCTGGCAGAGCGGTACCTTGAAGCTCGCGCAGACGCTGCCCTCCGCCCGCTACAACGTCTATCTCTACATTCTCGAGAACTACCAGAGTCAGTATCGCTCGCTCACCCTCTCCCTGGAGGGCCAGCAGGTGGCCCAGGGGCTGGGCGCGCTGCAGAAGGCCGAATGGAAGAAGTACGGCCCCTACACCGTCCAGGTCTCCGATGGCGCCCTCAACCTGGACTTGAGTGCCTCCGCCGGTGACCCGCACCTGATGGGCCTGGCCCTCTACTCGGTGGGCGCCAATCCAGAGCCCATCCCGGGTGCCCGCACCTACTACGTGAGCCTGAGCGGGAACGACTCGACGGGAGACGGCTCGCAGGCCAGGCCCTACCGCACCATCGCCAAGGCCGCGGAGGTGGTGCCCGCCAACGGGGGCCACACCATCCAGGTGGGCGCCGGAACCTTCGACGAGACCGCGCAGATCCGCCTGAAGGAGCGGGTCAACCTCATTGGCGCGGGCCAGGAGTTCACCGTCATCCGCGGTGGCCGCTTCGACTGGAACGCCAACGGGCTCATCCAGCTCGAGTCCCGCGTGCCGCACCCCAGCGGCGAGAAGATCCCCGCCTTCGTGCACGAGGACGGCAAGACCTACGGCCCGTTCGACCGCTACGTGTCCGTCGACTCTCCGCAGGAGCTCGCCTACTTCTCGATGGAAGGCCAGAACCTGGCGTCCTCGGGCATCAAGCTCGTCAACCGCAACCACGTGAAGATCCACCACGTGAAGATCAAGGACTACACCTGGGCCGGCATCCTCAGCGAGAGCGCGGGCTACGCCGAGGTGAAGGACCTCCAAATCTCCAACTTCCTCATCGCGGAGTCCTCGAAGGAGGACACGGGCTCCTCGTGGGGCAACATCACCCTGCGCGGCACGCACGAAGGGCTCCTCATCCAGGACGGGCGCATCGAGCACCTAACCAACCCGACGCGCCCCGAGGGCTACTTCAAGGGCTCCGGCTACGCCATCAAGGCCTTCCGCTCCTGGGAGGACACCGCCCGGAAGCAGGATGAGCTGCGAAGCTCCAGAATCCTCAACATCGTGCAGCGCGGCAAGGACAGCGCGCCCTGGGCCAACTACACGGCCGCCAACATCGCCTTCGAGTTCTGGAGCATCGGCGCGGACGGCGTGGAGATCGCCAACTGCGACCTCAACGCGGCACTGTCACTCGAATACAACGCGGCGATCGACCAGAACCCCTACAGCTTCTACGTGCACCACAACCGCATCAAGACGGTGAAGTCCGGCCTCGTGGAGCTGGCCAACAGCAACATCATCGTCGACAGCAACTCCTTCGACCTGACCGGCAACGCCAACCCCTGGAACGTGATGGGCGAGTACAACAACGGCGGCCCCTCCAACCAGGGCCCCGTCCTCAAGAACATCCGGGTGAGCAACAACGTGTTCAACCTGGCCTCGTTCAGCCCCGCCATGTTCGTGTTCACCACGCGGGTCGAGAACTTCAAGTTCTACAACAACACGGTGATCAGCTCGGGTGCCCCGGCCCTCTTCGAGTTCCGCCGCCCCAGCTCCCAGGGCAGCGGCGCGATCGACATCCGCAACAACATCTTCGAGTCCGGCTCCGCGATGAAGATGTTCGTGTTCACGGAGAACAACAACGGGACGGCGCCCTCCTCCGTGGCCTACACGAACAACCTGCACAAGGCCGCGCCGGTGAACCTGCCCGCGACCACCACCCAGGCGGGGAACATCCTGGGCACCGCCCAGCTCGCTCGCACGGGGGCGATGCCCTTCCCCTACTTCGAGGCCTCGAGCGCCAGCTCGAACGTCGTGGATCGGGGAGTGAACGTGGGCCTGCCGTTCACGGGCTCCGCTCCGGACATCGGAGCCTCCGAGTACGGCAGGCCGGCGGGCACCATCGGCACGCCTTGA
- a CDS encoding NAD-dependent epimerase/dehydratase family protein produces MSGMKDKRVVVTGGSGFIGSHLVKRLLEQGAKVAVTMRYGNVMKNERLREEWTRIKVIEADLRNRGALDEVAKFDPQVVFHLAAYNHVGESFRQVEECFDVNAKGTANLLDVVPGTEAFVYMSTSEVYGHQSGVPFVETMNPEPISPYAITKYSGELYCRMKQRMKGSGRIVVLRPFNAYGPYQSSKAIIPELIINCLKGKPIRTTKGEQTREFNYVGNLVDGLLAAAEHTGTIEGPVNLASGEEVAIRDLVKKIAALTNTKSSIEIGALEYRPTEIWRMFADSSRARSLFGWTPRVSLDEGLARTVEWYRQYLASGGSHLE; encoded by the coding sequence ATGAGCGGGATGAAAGACAAGCGCGTGGTGGTGACGGGCGGCTCCGGCTTCATCGGCAGCCACCTGGTGAAGCGGTTGCTGGAGCAGGGCGCCAAGGTGGCCGTCACCATGCGCTACGGCAACGTGATGAAGAACGAGCGCCTGCGCGAGGAGTGGACGCGCATCAAGGTCATCGAAGCGGACCTGCGCAACCGCGGCGCGCTGGACGAGGTGGCGAAGTTCGACCCGCAGGTGGTGTTCCACCTGGCCGCCTACAACCACGTGGGCGAGAGCTTCCGGCAGGTGGAGGAGTGCTTCGACGTCAACGCCAAGGGCACGGCCAACCTGCTGGACGTGGTGCCCGGCACCGAGGCCTTCGTCTACATGTCCACCTCGGAGGTGTACGGCCACCAGTCGGGCGTGCCCTTCGTGGAGACGATGAACCCCGAGCCCATCTCCCCCTACGCCATCACCAAGTACTCCGGTGAGCTGTACTGCCGCATGAAGCAGCGCATGAAGGGCAGCGGGCGCATCGTCGTGCTGCGACCCTTCAACGCCTACGGCCCCTACCAGAGCAGCAAGGCCATCATCCCCGAGCTCATCATCAACTGCCTCAAGGGCAAGCCCATCCGCACCACCAAGGGCGAGCAGACGCGCGAGTTCAACTACGTCGGCAACCTGGTGGACGGGCTGCTCGCCGCCGCCGAGCACACCGGCACCATCGAGGGCCCGGTCAACCTCGCCTCGGGCGAGGAGGTGGCCATCCGCGACCTGGTGAAGAAGATCGCCGCGCTCACCAACACGAAGTCCTCCATCGAGATCGGCGCGCTGGAGTACCGGCCGACGGAGATCTGGCGCATGTTCGCGGACAGCTCGCGCGCGCGCTCGCTCTTCGGCTGGACGCCGCGCGTGAGCCTGGACGAGGGCCTCGCGCGCACCGTGGAGTGGTACCGGCAGTACCTCGCCAGCGGCGGCTCGCACCTCGAGTAG
- a CDS encoding S8 family peptidase encodes MRAMRNVLFLGSVLSLAACGGNEMDMAAETDELGQSVAPLHQAAPGLRIDGDYIVKLKDGANARSVAGILGVSPNLVYSQAINGFSVTLDENQLRALRRNPSIEYVEEDQFVSSSASQSGATWGLDRIDQTSSTLNSTYTYTSTGAGVHAYIIDTGILTTHSNFGGRANAVYDAFGGNGQDCNGHGTHVAGTVGSATYGVAKGVSLHGVRVLDCNGSGTNSGVIAGIDYVRTNHIKPAVANMSLGGGYSATVNTAVTNLSNAGVFVAVAAGNDNANACNYSPASAPVVTTVAATTKTTARASYSNYGSCVDIYAPGSNITSTWSNGGTSTISGTSMASPHVAGAAALYKATYGDASQATIDAWLKNNATNNAVTSNISGTPNKLLNKGSL; translated from the coding sequence ATGCGCGCGATGCGTAATGTGCTGTTCCTTGGCTCCGTGCTGTCCCTGGCGGCTTGCGGTGGCAACGAGATGGACATGGCGGCCGAGACCGATGAGCTCGGCCAGAGCGTGGCGCCGCTGCATCAGGCCGCGCCGGGCCTGCGCATCGATGGCGACTACATCGTGAAGCTGAAGGACGGGGCGAACGCGCGCTCCGTGGCGGGCATCCTGGGCGTGTCGCCGAACCTGGTGTACTCGCAGGCCATCAACGGCTTCTCGGTGACGCTCGATGAGAACCAGCTGCGAGCCCTGCGCCGCAACCCCAGCATCGAGTATGTCGAGGAGGACCAGTTCGTCTCGTCGAGCGCCAGCCAGAGCGGCGCCACGTGGGGCCTGGACCGCATCGACCAGACCTCCAGCACGCTCAACAGCACCTACACGTACACCAGCACGGGCGCCGGCGTGCACGCGTACATCATCGACACGGGCATCCTGACGACCCACTCGAACTTCGGTGGCCGCGCCAACGCCGTGTATGACGCGTTCGGCGGCAACGGCCAGGACTGCAACGGTCACGGCACCCACGTGGCCGGCACGGTGGGCAGCGCCACCTACGGCGTTGCCAAGGGCGTCTCCCTGCACGGCGTCCGCGTTCTGGACTGCAACGGCTCCGGCACCAACTCGGGCGTCATCGCCGGCATCGACTACGTGCGCACCAACCACATCAAGCCGGCCGTGGCCAACATGAGCCTGGGCGGTGGTTACTCCGCCACCGTCAACACCGCGGTGACCAACCTGTCCAACGCCGGCGTCTTCGTCGCCGTGGCCGCGGGCAATGACAACGCCAATGCCTGCAACTACTCGCCCGCCAGCGCGCCTGTCGTCACCACGGTGGCCGCCACCACCAAGACCACCGCCCGCGCCTCGTACTCCAACTACGGCAGCTGCGTGGACATCTACGCCCCCGGCTCCAACATCACCTCGACCTGGTCCAACGGCGGCACCAGCACCATCAGCGGCACCTCCATGGCCTCTCCGCACGTGGCCGGCGCGGCCGCGCTCTACAAGGCCACCTACGGCGATGCCTCCCAGGCCACCATCGACGCGTGGCTGAAGAACAACGCCACCAACAACGCCGTCACCAGCAACATCTCCGGCACGCCCAACAAGCTGCTCAACAAGGGCTCGCTGTAA
- a CDS encoding nucleotidyltransferase family protein, whose translation MSGVGARALLDVLRAWPEAPVGPVPQDVEAFVHAAARHGLAGFVQHALGRSGWRLEEPVRTRLRREALAQAARGMRVKVLLLRSLDALAQVGVVPVLLKGHGLAVRLYPEPLQRATTDVDLLVADAEVAPASRVLEGLRLKPLAEEAAAHAREHEHHLTFSGAAGLVELHFRALVGYGQALEADALLARAQEAVLEGRRVRYLRAEDELVYLALHASNHLLQRLSWLFDLKLLMRAHPGLDWGRVVEVARGTAFPHLAWYALDAARRLVGAPVPEETLAALAPPSWQRMMAARFFTAERLLETELMNHKPAWVVAKLLLAPRLLPMARYTARRLREDGLAALRARFVSSP comes from the coding sequence GTGAGCGGCGTGGGAGCGCGAGCGCTCCTGGACGTGCTCCGGGCGTGGCCGGAGGCCCCGGTGGGCCCCGTGCCCCAGGACGTGGAGGCCTTCGTGCACGCGGCGGCCCGGCATGGGCTCGCGGGCTTCGTGCAGCACGCGTTGGGGCGCTCGGGCTGGAGGCTGGAGGAGCCGGTGCGCACGCGCCTGCGCCGCGAGGCCCTGGCCCAGGCCGCCCGGGGCATGCGGGTGAAGGTACTGCTGCTGCGGAGCCTGGACGCGCTGGCCCAGGTGGGCGTGGTGCCGGTGCTGCTCAAGGGCCACGGGTTGGCCGTGCGCCTCTACCCGGAGCCGCTGCAGCGGGCCACCACGGACGTGGACCTGTTGGTGGCGGACGCGGAGGTGGCGCCGGCCTCGCGCGTCCTGGAGGGGCTGAGGTTGAAGCCGCTCGCCGAGGAAGCGGCGGCGCATGCGCGGGAGCATGAGCACCACCTGACCTTCTCGGGTGCCGCGGGGTTGGTGGAGCTGCACTTCCGCGCCCTCGTCGGCTACGGCCAGGCACTGGAGGCGGACGCGCTGCTGGCCCGCGCGCAGGAGGCGGTGCTGGAGGGCCGACGCGTGCGCTACCTGCGCGCGGAGGACGAGCTCGTCTACCTCGCGCTGCACGCGAGCAACCACCTGTTGCAGCGGCTGTCCTGGCTCTTCGACCTGAAGCTGCTGATGCGGGCCCACCCCGGGCTGGACTGGGGGCGGGTGGTGGAGGTGGCGCGCGGGACGGCCTTCCCCCACCTGGCGTGGTACGCGCTGGACGCGGCGCGGCGGCTCGTGGGCGCGCCGGTGCCGGAGGAGACGCTGGCGGCGCTGGCTCCGCCCTCGTGGCAGCGGATGATGGCGGCGCGCTTCTTCACCGCCGAGCGGCTGTTGGAGACGGAGCTGATGAACCACAAGCCGGCATGGGTGGTGGCGAAGCTGTTGCTCGCGCCACGGTTGTTGCCCATGGCACGCTATACCGCGCGTCGGCTGCGGGAGGATGGGCTCGCGGCGCTGCGCGCCCGCTTCGTGTCCTCACCGTGA
- a CDS encoding nucleotidyltransferase family protein — protein MSTPPNTTGSPLSDVTAVLLCGGKGERLRPFTEHLPKPLVPLRGKPLLQHLLRYLSLQGVRRFVLCTGYKAEAIVRFVEELSLPLDLEEVVCVDSGEDANMADRVLDARRHVPGRALICYGDTLANVDLGSLARHHADSGALATMTVYPLQSPYGIVSLDGDTDRVSGLLEKPVLPYWINIGFILCEPAALDEMRRGTDLMMFLGSLTKRGAVRAHKHQGKHLTVNTEKERTEAEGEIEFFTLLEGTGT, from the coding sequence ATGAGCACCCCTCCCAACACCACCGGCTCTCCCCTCTCGGACGTCACCGCCGTGCTGCTGTGTGGCGGCAAGGGCGAGCGCCTACGCCCCTTCACCGAGCACCTCCCCAAGCCCCTCGTCCCCCTGCGCGGCAAGCCGCTGCTCCAGCACCTGCTGCGCTACCTGTCACTGCAGGGCGTGCGCCGCTTCGTCCTGTGCACCGGCTACAAGGCCGAGGCCATCGTCCGCTTCGTGGAGGAGCTGTCCCTGCCTCTGGACCTCGAGGAGGTGGTGTGCGTGGACTCGGGCGAGGACGCCAACATGGCGGACCGCGTGCTGGATGCACGCCGACACGTGCCCGGCCGGGCGCTCATCTGCTACGGAGACACCCTGGCCAACGTGGACCTGGGCTCGCTCGCCCGCCACCACGCGGACTCCGGCGCCCTGGCCACGATGACGGTGTACCCGCTGCAGAGCCCCTACGGCATCGTCTCCCTCGACGGGGACACGGACCGGGTGTCGGGGCTGCTGGAGAAGCCCGTGCTGCCGTATTGGATCAACATCGGCTTCATCCTCTGCGAGCCCGCGGCGCTGGACGAGATGCGGCGGGGCACGGACCTGATGATGTTCCTCGGCTCGCTGACGAAGCGCGGGGCCGTGCGGGCACACAAACACCAGGGCAAGCACCTCACGGTGAACACCGAGAAGGAACGCACCGAGGCCGAGGGCGAGATCGAATTCTTCACCCTTCTGGAAGGGACGGGCACATGA
- a CDS encoding MraY family glycosyltransferase: MITYLVAFLVALMVALVLTLVVRNRALAWGWVDQANSSRKVHVRPIPRLGGIGIVGGFFAPLCALFLVDSAVGMQFRAQTALVWGLFGGGLLVAVLGLYDDLRGAGAKLKFGVQLLVALGLYALGFRIEVLANPFGPEVPLGLLGLPFTVFWVVGVINALNLIDGLDGLAGGAAFFGVGTNFILALSRGDVLLCLLMAALAGAILGFLVFNFNPASIFMGDTGSMFLGFVLAAVSIKTSAKSGTAVAMLVPVMALGLPIMDTLLAMVRRTVLGRPMFSADKEHIHHRMMSRLVLSHRAAVLVLYGLCALFMLTALGLHWANRAQSAMLLTGMGVVVAVLMRKLGYLDLRYASGVGEVRRRNIRLRSLVKDVTEAVRAASGPKDLWAAVRPLADELDASRLELRLERQRDGNRDGNRDGLTFETQRPAGSALPLEVCLRVEGSGGWLGRFLIAWSDGRSEINRDEELALEVVVDAVGDRAGKLLAQAEADPQRVVSLLR; encoded by the coding sequence ATGATTACCTATCTGGTGGCCTTCCTCGTCGCGCTGATGGTGGCGCTGGTGCTGACGCTGGTGGTGCGCAACCGCGCCCTGGCCTGGGGCTGGGTGGACCAGGCGAACTCCAGCCGGAAGGTCCATGTCCGGCCCATTCCCCGGTTGGGGGGAATCGGCATCGTGGGCGGATTTTTCGCGCCCTTGTGTGCGCTCTTCCTGGTGGACTCGGCGGTGGGTATGCAATTCCGGGCGCAGACGGCGCTGGTGTGGGGCCTGTTCGGCGGCGGACTGCTGGTGGCGGTGCTGGGTCTCTATGACGACCTGCGTGGTGCGGGCGCGAAGCTGAAGTTCGGCGTGCAACTCCTGGTGGCGCTCGGGCTGTACGCGCTGGGCTTCCGCATCGAAGTGCTCGCCAATCCCTTCGGGCCCGAGGTGCCGCTGGGGCTGCTGGGCCTGCCCTTCACCGTGTTCTGGGTGGTGGGCGTCATCAACGCGCTCAACCTCATCGACGGGTTGGACGGGCTGGCGGGTGGGGCGGCCTTCTTCGGGGTGGGCACCAACTTCATCCTCGCGCTCAGCCGCGGGGACGTGCTGCTGTGCCTGCTGATGGCGGCGCTGGCGGGCGCCATCCTCGGCTTCCTCGTCTTCAACTTCAACCCGGCCTCCATCTTCATGGGGGACACGGGCAGCATGTTCCTGGGCTTCGTGCTGGCGGCCGTCTCCATCAAGACGAGCGCCAAGAGTGGCACCGCGGTGGCCATGCTGGTGCCGGTGATGGCGCTGGGCCTGCCCATCATGGACACGCTGCTGGCCATGGTGCGGCGCACGGTGCTGGGCCGGCCCATGTTCAGCGCGGACAAGGAGCACATCCACCACCGGATGATGAGCCGGCTGGTGCTCAGCCACCGCGCGGCGGTGCTGGTGCTGTACGGGCTGTGCGCCCTCTTCATGCTGACGGCGCTCGGCCTGCACTGGGCCAACAGAGCGCAGAGCGCCATGCTGCTGACGGGCATGGGGGTGGTGGTGGCGGTGCTGATGCGCAAGCTGGGCTACCTGGACCTGCGGTACGCCAGCGGCGTGGGCGAGGTGCGGCGCAGGAACATCCGGCTGCGCTCGCTGGTGAAGGACGTCACCGAAGCGGTGCGCGCGGCCAGCGGGCCGAAGGACCTCTGGGCCGCGGTGCGCCCGCTGGCGGATGAGCTCGACGCCTCCCGCCTGGAGCTGCGCCTCGAGCGCCAGCGCGATGGCAACCGCGACGGCAACCGCGACGGACTCACCTTCGAGACGCAGCGGCCCGCCGGCTCGGCGCTGCCGCTGGAGGTGTGCCTGCGGGTGGAGGGCTCGGGTGGGTGGCTCGGCCGGTTCCTGATCGCCTGGAGTGATGGGCGCTCGGAGATCAACCGCGATGAGGAGCTGGCGCTGGAAGTGGTGGTGGACGCGGTGGGGGATCGGGCCGGGAAGCTGCTGGCCCAGGCGGAGGCGGATCCTCAGCGCGTCGTCTCGTTGCTGCGGTGA